The Pricia mediterranea genome includes a window with the following:
- a CDS encoding LysE family translocator codes for METLYAFSLATAALAISPGPDNIYVLTQSLANGKKYGLATTGGLISGCLVHTTLLAFGISVIIRESGNLFLGIKILGGGYLLYLAFQVYRSPAALSLSGGEVAKKGLWQLFKRGFIMNVLNPKVTIFFLAFFPGFLFSDTLGTVIQFYVLGLLFMLVSGLIFSGIALLSGTISEFIVHNKNVGHVLKWLQITVFIGIALYLLLSDK; via the coding sequence TTGGAAACCCTCTACGCCTTTAGCCTCGCAACGGCCGCCTTGGCCATTTCTCCCGGTCCCGACAATATTTATGTGCTGACGCAGAGCCTGGCCAACGGCAAGAAATATGGACTGGCTACTACTGGGGGACTCATCTCGGGCTGTTTGGTTCATACGACCTTATTGGCTTTTGGGATATCGGTTATCATTCGGGAAAGTGGAAATCTTTTCTTGGGCATCAAGATCCTAGGGGGGGGCTATCTGCTTTATTTGGCTTTTCAGGTGTACCGGAGTCCCGCTGCCTTATCGCTCTCTGGAGGAGAAGTAGCCAAAAAAGGGTTGTGGCAACTTTTTAAAAGGGGGTTTATCATGAACGTGCTCAACCCCAAGGTTACCATTTTCTTTTTGGCGTTTTTCCCAGGCTTTTTGTTCAGTGATACCTTGGGCACGGTCATCCAATTCTATGTATTGGGATTGCTTTTTATGCTTGTATCGGGACTCATTTTTAGCGGGATAGCCCTGCTCTCGGGAACTATTTCGGAGTTTATCGTCCACAACAAAAATGTCGGTCACGTGTTGAAATGGTTGCAGATTACCGTGTTCATCGGTATCGCCCTGTACCTCTTGCTATCGGATAAATAA
- a CDS encoding hydroxymethylglutaryl-CoA lyase: MNETPSRKVKLIECPRDAMQGIKEFIPTAEKVKYIQALSSCGFDTIDFGSFVSPKAIPQMVDTAEVLAQLDLSKSKSKLLAIVANVRGARDASQHPEIDYLGYPFSISENFQMRNTHKTIAESVDILQEILDIGAATDKETVTYISMGFGNPYGDPWDVDIVGEWTEKLAGMGVRILSLSDTVGTSTPENIDYLFSHLIPKYPDIEFGAHLHTTPSQWHEKVDAAYRAGCRRFDGAVQGFGGCPMAKDELTGNMPTEKLLSYLTAAKADSGVNWMVFEAAYNKATELFSRFH, encoded by the coding sequence ATGAACGAAACTCCATCCAGAAAAGTGAAACTCATCGAATGTCCCCGTGACGCCATGCAAGGCATCAAGGAGTTTATTCCCACCGCGGAAAAAGTGAAGTACATTCAGGCCCTATCGAGTTGCGGATTCGATACCATCGATTTCGGAAGTTTTGTTTCCCCTAAGGCCATTCCCCAAATGGTCGATACCGCCGAAGTGCTGGCGCAATTGGACCTCTCAAAATCAAAAAGCAAATTATTGGCCATTGTAGCCAATGTTCGAGGGGCAAGGGATGCATCCCAACATCCGGAAATCGATTATTTGGGCTATCCTTTTTCTATTTCGGAGAACTTTCAGATGCGGAATACCCACAAGACGATTGCGGAATCGGTTGATATCCTCCAAGAAATACTGGATATCGGTGCAGCCACAGACAAGGAAACGGTGACCTATATTTCCATGGGGTTCGGCAATCCTTACGGTGATCCCTGGGATGTGGATATTGTAGGGGAGTGGACGGAAAAGTTGGCCGGGATGGGGGTGCGTATCCTCTCACTTTCCGATACAGTAGGAACATCGACCCCCGAGAATATCGATTACCTTTTTTCGCACTTGATTCCCAAATACCCCGATATCGAATTCGGGGCGCACCTGCATACCACCCCAAGCCAATGGCACGAAAAAGTGGATGCCGCATACCGGGCAGGATGTCGGCGTTTTGATGGTGCGGTACAGGGTTTTGGGGGCTGTCCCATGGCCAAGGATGAACTCACGGGCAACATGCCCACCGAAAAACTACTGAGTTACCTGACCGCTGCAAAAGCGGATTCAGGGGTCAACTGGATGGTCTTCGAGGCGGCCTACAACAAGGCTACGGAGCTGTTTTCGCGATTTCATTAG
- a CDS encoding class I SAM-dependent methyltransferase, whose product MKDSWLNKWNQRFAKEGYTYGKDPNVYLREQLTTLPPGKILFPAEGEGRNAVFAAKLGWEVSAFDISVEGKKKALKLAEAEGVTIDYQVGTLDAVSFKRS is encoded by the coding sequence GTGAAAGATTCATGGTTGAATAAATGGAACCAACGCTTTGCCAAAGAGGGATACACCTATGGCAAGGACCCCAATGTCTACCTGCGCGAGCAACTGACGACCCTACCGCCCGGCAAAATTCTTTTTCCTGCCGAGGGCGAAGGTCGCAACGCCGTTTTTGCCGCCAAGCTGGGCTGGGAGGTATCCGCTTTCGATATCAGTGTGGAAGGGAAGAAAAAGGCATTAAAGTTGGCCGAGGCCGAAGGGGTAACCATCGATTATCAAGTCGGCACCTTGGATGCCGTTAGCTTTAAAAGATCCTAG